From the Cydia pomonella isolate Wapato2018A chromosome 11, ilCydPomo1, whole genome shotgun sequence genome, one window contains:
- the LOC133522747 gene encoding ecdysone oxidase-like isoform X2, with the protein MFSTLLGSALDWQYPTVTNNISCLAYSDKQCRFSRGKCLGGSTSINFMMYVRGNHRDYDELGIEGWAWKDLKPYFLKYEGLQDLNKLPRTSIPYHNTSGTMKIGFFANSENSWHSRTIRGYRYLNFPFNYDVNAKSQIGISQVIGYVNEGERMSTARGYLTRDDVKSALKVTKNTHCTKIILDNDNNAIGIKAVVKDENQNRTLQLYARKEIVLSAGTIGTPQILMLSGIGPASHLNDLGITVRADLPVGVNLTDHVFPQIYASVNPDTSMSSQNESLERWLYNRTGPLASIGITDLTAFLNTRCYDVSQQTLIYNSSNCEIPSMQLAHSYLDVGLFQANFGLNEDIAQQLTAENKNKSLILLGPLVLRPFSRGSIRLASIDPLQKPSIFPNYLADKRDVDEMLRGITIIEHLMETPEYKVQNAFIVHLKLPDCPEYENDRKGYWSCYCRHMTTSLLHAVGTAGLGPVVDPQQRVHGVKRLRVADLSVLPEVPRGNTAAVAIAIGERVADFVLKDANKYLVD; encoded by the coding sequence ATGTTCTCGACGCTACTCGGTTCAGCTCTAGACTGGCAGTACCCAACCGTCACTAATAACATTTCATGCCTCGCATATTCGGACAAACAGTGCCGCTTTAGTCGAGGAAAGTGTCTTGGCGGATCCACCAGCATCAACTTCATGATGTATGTTCGAGGTAACCACCGGGACTACGATGAGCTCGGTATCGAAGGCTGGGCCTGGAAAGACCTTAAACCCTACTTCCTAAAGTATGAGGGCTTGCAGGACTTGAATAAGTTACCTCGTACCTCTATTCCCTACCACAACACTAGCGGCACTATGAAAATAGGATTTTTCGCTAACTCTGAAAACAGTTGGCATTCAAGGACTATAAGAGGTTATAGATATCTAAATTTCCCTTTCAACTATGATGTAAACGCTAAATCACAAATCGGAATATCACAAGTAATTGGATATGTGAACGAAGGCGAGCGCATGAGCACGGCGCGAGGTTACCTGACACGCGATGACGTCAAATCGGCCTTAAAGGTGACCAAGAACACGCACTGCACCAAAATTATCCTAGACAACGACAATAATGCTATAGGAATCAAGGCGGTGGTGAAAGATGAAAACCAAAACCGAACACTTCAACTCTACGCGAGGAAAGAAATTGTTCTTTCAGCGGGTACGATCGGAACtccgcaaattttgatgctTTCTGGTATAGGGCCGGCGTCTCATTTAAACGATCTTGGCATTACTGTGCGCGCTGATTTACCCGTAGGCGTTAACCTAACTGATCACGTGTTTCCCCAGATCTACGCATCAGTAAATCCTGACACGTCAATGTCTTCACAAAATGAGTCCTTGGAAAGGTGGTTGTATAATCGCACAGGGCCCCTCGCCTCCATCGGGATTACCGACTTAACAGCATTCCTAAACACACGGTGCTATGACGTCAGCCAACAGACACTCATTTACAACAGCTCCAACTGCGAAATACCTTCCATGCAATTAGCCCATTCATACCTCGACGTTGGATTATTTCAAGCGAATTTCGGCTTGAACGAGGATATCGCGCAACAGCTTactgccgaaaacaaaaataagtcCTTAATTTTACTTGGCCCTTTGGTGCTGCGGCCATTTTCACGCGGCAGCATTCGGCTCGCCAGCATTGATCCTTTACAAAAGCCATCTATTTTTCCAAATTACTTAGCTGATAAAAGGGACGTTGATGAGATGCTGCGCGGCATAACAATCATCGAGCACTTGATGGAAACACCAGAGTATAAGGTGCAAAATGCGTTTATTGTCCACCTAAAGCTGCCTGACTGTCCCGAGTACGAGAATGACCGTAAAGGGTACTGGAGTTGCTACTGTCGGCATATGACAACCTCGTTGCTCCACGCAGTGGGTACTGCGGGGCTGGGCCCGGTGGTGGACCCACAACAGCGCGTGCACGGTGTGAAGCGCCTACGAGTGGCCGACCTAAGCGTGCTGCCGGAGGTACCGCGCGGCAATACTGCCGCCGTCGCCATTGCAATTGGAGAGCGCGTCGCCGACTTTGTCTTGAAAGACGCCAATAAATACCTAGTAGATTGA
- the LOC133522747 gene encoding ecdysone oxidase-like isoform X1, translated as MLKMLPRALLLLSIMLAGGNLAQELPDYVLPDSVPLKDGDSFDYIVVGAGGAGVPAAARLALSGASVLLVEAGGNPNLNTRIPGMFSTLLGSALDWQYPTVTNNISCLAYSDKQCRFSRGKCLGGSTSINFMMYVRGNHRDYDELGIEGWAWKDLKPYFLKYEGLQDLNKLPRTSIPYHNTSGTMKIGFFANSENSWHSRTIRGYRYLNFPFNYDVNAKSQIGISQVIGYVNEGERMSTARGYLTRDDVKSALKVTKNTHCTKIILDNDNNAIGIKAVVKDENQNRTLQLYARKEIVLSAGTIGTPQILMLSGIGPASHLNDLGITVRADLPVGVNLTDHVFPQIYASVNPDTSMSSQNESLERWLYNRTGPLASIGITDLTAFLNTRCYDVSQQTLIYNSSNCEIPSMQLAHSYLDVGLFQANFGLNEDIAQQLTAENKNKSLILLGPLVLRPFSRGSIRLASIDPLQKPSIFPNYLADKRDVDEMLRGITIIEHLMETPEYKVQNAFIVHLKLPDCPEYENDRKGYWSCYCRHMTTSLLHAVGTAGLGPVVDPQQRVHGVKRLRVADLSVLPEVPRGNTAAVAIAIGERVADFVLKDANKYLVD; from the exons atgctgAAAATGCTGCCTCGGGCTCTACTACTTTTAAGTATAATGCTAGCGGGTGGCAACCTGGCACAAGAATTGCCAGATTATGTGCTACCCGATTCAGTGCCCTTGAAAG ATGGTGATTCGTTCGACTACATCGTGGTGGGAGCGGGTGGCGCGGGGGTCCCGGCAGCGGCGCGACTGGCGCTATCCGGCGCTAGCGTTCTGCTGGTGGAGGCCGGCGGCAACCCCAATCTGAATACTAGG ATTCCCGGAATGTTCTCGACGCTACTCGGTTCAGCTCTAGACTGGCAGTACCCAACCGTCACTAATAACATTTCATGCCTCGCATATTCGGACAAACAGTGCCGCTTTAGTCGAGGAAAGTGTCTTGGCGGATCCACCAGCATCAACTTCATGATGTATGTTCGAGGTAACCACCGGGACTACGATGAGCTCGGTATCGAAGGCTGGGCCTGGAAAGACCTTAAACCCTACTTCCTAAAGTATGAGGGCTTGCAGGACTTGAATAAGTTACCTCGTACCTCTATTCCCTACCACAACACTAGCGGCACTATGAAAATAGGATTTTTCGCTAACTCTGAAAACAGTTGGCATTCAAGGACTATAAGAGGTTATAGATATCTAAATTTCCCTTTCAACTATGATGTAAACGCTAAATCACAAATCGGAATATCACAAGTAATTGGATATGTGAACGAAGGCGAGCGCATGAGCACGGCGCGAGGTTACCTGACACGCGATGACGTCAAATCGGCCTTAAAGGTGACCAAGAACACGCACTGCACCAAAATTATCCTAGACAACGACAATAATGCTATAGGAATCAAGGCGGTGGTGAAAGATGAAAACCAAAACCGAACACTTCAACTCTACGCGAGGAAAGAAATTGTTCTTTCAGCGGGTACGATCGGAACtccgcaaattttgatgctTTCTGGTATAGGGCCGGCGTCTCATTTAAACGATCTTGGCATTACTGTGCGCGCTGATTTACCCGTAGGCGTTAACCTAACTGATCACGTGTTTCCCCAGATCTACGCATCAGTAAATCCTGACACGTCAATGTCTTCACAAAATGAGTCCTTGGAAAGGTGGTTGTATAATCGCACAGGGCCCCTCGCCTCCATCGGGATTACCGACTTAACAGCATTCCTAAACACACGGTGCTATGACGTCAGCCAACAGACACTCATTTACAACAGCTCCAACTGCGAAATACCTTCCATGCAATTAGCCCATTCATACCTCGACGTTGGATTATTTCAAGCGAATTTCGGCTTGAACGAGGATATCGCGCAACAGCTTactgccgaaaacaaaaataagtcCTTAATTTTACTTGGCCCTTTGGTGCTGCGGCCATTTTCACGCGGCAGCATTCGGCTCGCCAGCATTGATCCTTTACAAAAGCCATCTATTTTTCCAAATTACTTAGCTGATAAAAGGGACGTTGATGAGATGCTGCGCGGCATAACAATCATCGAGCACTTGATGGAAACACCAGAGTATAAGGTGCAAAATGCGTTTATTGTCCACCTAAAGCTGCCTGACTGTCCCGAGTACGAGAATGACCGTAAAGGGTACTGGAGTTGCTACTGTCGGCATATGACAACCTCGTTGCTCCACGCAGTGGGTACTGCGGGGCTGGGCCCGGTGGTGGACCCACAACAGCGCGTGCACGGTGTGAAGCGCCTACGAGTGGCCGACCTAAGCGTGCTGCCGGAGGTACCGCGCGGCAATACTGCCGCCGTCGCCATTGCAATTGGAGAGCGCGTCGCCGACTTTGTCTTGAAAGACGCCAATAAATACCTAGTAGATTGA